Proteins encoded together in one Benincasa hispida cultivar B227 chromosome 1, ASM972705v1, whole genome shotgun sequence window:
- the LOC120079535 gene encoding uncharacterized protein LOC120079535, which yields MDQEERMPETTSHSETSMSNAGRPEVSLNAPFPRRLMKKNDEHQFKRFLELLKQLHIKIPLIEALEQIPIYVKFLKDILTKKRRVSEKEVTSLTHECNALVSNNLPKKQKDPRIFTVPCSIGGLDVGHALCDLGASINLMPLSIFKKFGMGEAQSTSVTLQLADRTIKYPEGKIEDVLVKVDNLIFPTDFIILDYEADREVPIILGRPFLATRKVLIDVHKDSDVCQLNNIELPKEETHVCEVLALEETLKESEPPSLSERWTKPTRPSLEEPPEIELKQLPRHLKYAFLVTNNTLPIIISTNLTEPNEKSLLQMLKKQSVQYVGRLRISVG from the exons ATGGATCAGGAAGAAAGAATGCCCGAGACTACAAGCCATTCAGAAACCAGTATGTCTAACGCGGGAAGGCCTGAGGTGTCGCTGAACGCACCATTCCCTAGGcgtctgatgaagaagaatgatgaacatcAATTCAAGCGCTTTCTTGAGCTCCTAAAGCAGTTGCACATCAAAATTCCACTTATTGAGGCTTTGGAGCAGATACCAATATATGTAAAATTTTTAAAGGACATTTTAACAAAGAAGAGAAGAGTCAGTGAGAAAGAAGTGACATCACTAACGCATGAATGTAACGCGTTAGTAAGCAACAATCTACCAAAGAAGCAGAAAGACCCTAGGATCTTCACGGTTCCTTGTTCGATAGGAGGATTAGATGTGGGTCATGCGTTGTGCGATCTAGGAGCTAGCATTAATCTCATgccactttcaatttttaagaaatttggGATGGGCGAAGCACAATCTACTTCTGTCACCCTTCAGCTTGCTGACAGAACAATTAAGTACCCAGAAGGGAAGATTGAAGACGTTTTGGTAAAGGTTGACAATCTCATATTCCCAACAGACTTTATTATCTTGGACTACGAAGCAGATAGAGAGGTACCAATTATCCTTGGACGCCCCTTCTTAGCTACTAGGAAAGTTTTAATTGACGTGCATAAAG ACAGTGATGTTTGTCAACTAAACAATATTGAGTTGCCTAAAGAAGAGACTCATGTTTGTGAGGTCCTCGCGTTGGAGGAGACCCTGAAGGAATCAGAgccgccaagtctgagtgagcggTGGACAAAACCAACGCGTCCATCACTTGAAGAACCACCAGAAATCGAGTTGAAACAGTTACCTAGACACTTGAAATATGCATTCCTTGTAACCAACAACACTTTACCTATAATCATTTCCACAAATCTTACAGAGCCTAATGAGAAATCTCTCTTGCAGATGCTGAAAAAGCAAAGTGTGCAATACGTTGGACGCTTGCGGATATCCGTGGGATAA
- the LOC120079542 gene encoding uncharacterized protein LOC120079542, with protein MSPYSLVFGKACNLLVELKHKAFWAVKKLNMSLDAAGVQRKLQLNELEEWRLNAYENNKLYKEKTKCWHDQRNLLLVKKVLLFNSRLRLFLGKLKSRWSGLFIIKAIFPYGTVEIIQEDGTNAFKVDGQRVKPYFEDGLDRHKSSLALRESS; from the coding sequence atgtctccatactcTCTCGTATTTGGAAAAGCCTGTAATTTACTTGTAGAGTTGAAGCACAAGGCGTTTTGGGCAGTGAAGAAGTTGAACATGAGCTTGGATGCCGCGGGCGTTCAACGCAAGCTTCAGCTCAATGAGCTCGAGGAGTGGCGATTGAATGCGTACGAAAACAACAAGCTGTACAAGGAAAAGACAAAGTGTTGGCATGATCAACGGAACTTGTTGTTGGtaaaaaaagttttattgtTCAACTCACGTCTGCGTTTGTTTCTAGGAAAGCTGAAATCCAGGTGGTCAGGACTTTTTATCATTAAAGCAATCTTCCCATATGGAACTGTGGAAATAATACAAGAAGATGGCACCAACGCGTTCAAGGTAGATGGCCAAAGAGTTAAGccttactttgaagatggaTTGGATCGCCACAAGTCATCTCTCGCACTACGCGAATCTAGTTGA